Part of the Roseofilum casamattae BLCC-M143 genome is shown below.
CTGACCTTCATTACGATTGAATTATTATCCTCATGGTAGCATTTTTTCACTACCAAACATCGGGTGATGGACATTTTTCCTCCTCAATTACGTTTCACCGGATATTCTAGACACTGACTGGACTTTGAGCCATAAAATTGCCTCTATTTTCCGATGATTTCTCCTGATTCTCCAATTTTTTTCCGGGAAAATATTCCCTGCACTTGGTCTCATTTTCTATACTACATTTTGTCGTGCGGAATGTGGGTTTTAGGGCTGTCAAGTCCTTTGCCTAAATTTCTTGAGGCAAGATGTGTTAGACTCAAAAAAATAGAGAACGAATAACCCACTCATGGCTAAGATGAAACCCATATCCCGTATCGCTAAGCTGCGCGAGGAGAAGGGACTCACCCAGCTTGAACTGGCCCAACTCCTGGAGGTGACGGAAAATACTGTCGCGAACTGGGAAAAGGGCAGAAGTGGCTTAGACTGGATTGTGCGGGTGAGCAAACTCTGCAAGTTATTTGAATGTACGCCTGACGATCTACTCGAGTATATTCCCGATACCGAGCCAGTTGAAACAACACCAAAGAAACGCTCTTTGGAAGACCTACGCCGATTAATTAACACCCACGAAGCTGCTCCATCTAAGTCAACTCCCCGCCCTTGGAAATCGGAGGTTTAGAAATGATTGAAGTGATGGTAGATGCCGATCTAATTTTAGAATTTTTCATAAATCGGGAGTGCTTTGTTGGGGATGCAGAAGAATTATGGAAGCTATTTCAGTCTCGTACGATTAAAGGGTATATATCAAAACCTGGACTAGAAAAAATAAACTATTTCCTCATCATACTTGGAGGCAAGGAAATGGCTAATAAAATTATTGTAGAAATCCAAAAATGCATTGAAGTTTGCCTCGTTGATTTTGCTGTCATGCAAGAGGCAAGATCTCTCGATATTGAAGATTTTGAATCAGCAGTGGAAGTCTCTTGTGCAAAGGAAAATAATATTTATGCAATCCTTACTCAAACACCAGAAATATTTAGAAAAGCTGATTTATCTGTCCTAAAAGTAGTTGATTTATTAGACCGATACAAATTATGGAATTTGGCTTTGCCAACTAGTAATAAAATATTTTCAACTAATGTTTTTTATGACGAAAAAGACATCGATCAAGATGTTTCAATTAATTCATGCCATCAATTAACAAAACAAATTGTCACGATTAATCACCTATCTAATGCTCTTGCTGCCTTACCCATTCTTATTTTAAATATCCCGTGGACATTGCCATTATTATTGGCTCTTTTCTTTGTTAGAAATTTACTTGGATTTACGTCAAGGATAGAATTTATTATAGACAAAAATGAAGAAAAAAGACATTTTGCTTTGTGGAGATACTTTTTATTGATTTCGGGAGTATTGATTCAATCCATTAGTACTGGAGTTGCAACGGAAGGAATTTTAAATCAACAGACATTAAGTTACTTAAAAGCTGAAGAGTTAATTCAGGAGCAAGTGTTAATAATTAAACGTATGAGTTTCATGGTAGATATACAACCTGTGAGTGGCATGGTAGATATACACCCGAAGCATACCACTCTTAAAAGTGAATGGGAGGAAAAAGCAATTATTCATAATACTGTAGTCAACGATTTAGAATTTTCAATAACAGGATTTACCATTTTACAGGATGCTTCTTTTATTCAATATAACAAGCTAAATTCCGGAAAAATTTTGGAAAGTAAATGGGAATCAATGCTTTTAATTCGTAATACTGTAGGCAATGACTTAGAATTTATTAAACAAGAATTTCCTCTGTCATATAAACTACATTTTACCAAAGAGGGTACACTAAAATATCCGATGGAGCTAATACGATTGGCAACTTTAAGCTATATCACAAAACTTTCTCAGTTAGATTTTGTAGGCTTAGCATACCCTCTTTTCTTTTCACTACTATTATTGACTGTCAATACATGTACTTGTACAATAGCTATTCTCTATACCACAGAGAAATAGGCTATACTCTAAAAGTATTCCATACTGTTAAAAGAAATAATCAGTGTAACTATCATTTTAAAATCTACTGTAGTTTCACTTGAAACCTAGAAGAGGAAGAAAAGTTAAACTAAGCCGAAGGGTTGCCCCTTCGACTCGTCTTCAAAACCGGACTTGAGACTTTTGCCTCATCCGGCTCCTCAATTGTACAACCCTTTTCATGGACACATCCAATACTTCCATCAATTGCACTCTTGCTGTCGTGGCAATGTTTATGCAGCAGTTGATAGTTGCTTAACGTAATGGCTTTATGTCTGCTGGTTTGGTAGTGCCGTATATTGAATCCAAGGAAATCGCGCGCTCTATCAGTGTCTGGCATAACCCCAGTCCCAGAAACATTAACAAAACGTTACAATCGTTAATGTTCTCCTATTTCCCGATCGCATCGTGCCTCAGTCTCCCTCCAGCTCCAAACCCCGCTGTATCGTTGTCGGTGCGGGTATTGGCGGTTTAACCACAGCCGCACTCCTCGCTCGTCGCGGCTATGATGTTCTTACTCTAGACCAAGCTATCGTTCCCGGAGGATGCGCGTCTACGTTTCAGCGACGCGGGTTTACGTTTGATGTGGGTGCGACGCAAGTAGCGGGGTTAGAACCGGGAGGCATTCACCATCGCATCTTTCAGGAGTTGGAGATAGAACTACCGGAAGCCACTCCTTGCGACCCTGCTTGTGCGGTATTTCTCCCCGGCGAAACGGAGCCTATTTCCGTGTGGCGCAACCCAGATAAATGGCGACAAGAACGACAGCAGCAGTTTCCGGGAAGCGAACCCTTTTGGCAGTTGATGAATGCGCTTTTTGAGGCCAGTTGGCGGTTTCAGGGACGAGATCCAGTTTTGCCTCCCCGCGACTTGTGGGACTTGTGGCAACTGGTGCAGGCCTTGCGTCCGGATACATTAATTACCGTGCCCTTTACGTTAATGACGGTGTGGGATGCATTGCGGTTGATGGGAGTAGGAAGCGATCGCCGCCTGAAAACTTTCCTCGATATGCAACTGAAATTATACTCCCAAGTCGATACTACGGAAACCGCGCTCTTATACGCTGCAACCGCTCTCGGGGTCTCCCAAGAACCGCAAGGACTGTATCATTTACAAGGGAGTATGCAAGTATTGAGCGATCGCCTAGTCAGTTCCCTCGAGCGCGATCGCGGAAAACTCCTCATGCGCCACAGCGTCGAACAGATCGAAACCAAGAACGGACAAGTCACCGGAGTTCGCATCCGCAATGTGAAAACCGGGGAAACCTGGAGCGAACCCGCCGATCGTGTTATTGCTAATGTTACTATCCATAATTTAGTCCAACTCTTGCGCTCTGACGATCTGGCGACCAAAATTTATGTGAACGGTTATCGCCAGCGCCTGAAACAAGTTCCGTCACCGAGCGGCGCTTTCGTCGTCTATCTGGGAGTCGAACAAGCAACTATTCCAGAAAACTGCCCGCCGCACCTGCAATTCATGTACGATTATGACGGCCCCATTGGCGAAAATAACTCGCTCTTTGTCTCCGTCAGCCATCCCGGAGACGGACGCGCGCCAGACGGAAAAGCTACTATTATCGCGTCTTCCTTCGTCGATACCGAGCAATGGCAGAATGAAGATAACTACGAAGCATTAAAGAAACAGTTTACCGAAGATGCGATCGCCAAACTCGGAAAATATTTCGATCTATCGCCAGACCGCATCATCCATGTCGAAGCCGCTACGCCGCGTACCTTCGCTAACTATACGGCCCGCGATCGCGGTATTGTAGGCGGTATGGGACAACGACTGAGCACCTTCGGCCCTTTTGGTTTCGCCAACCGCACCCCCATCGGTAACCTGTGGCTCGTCGGCGACTCCACCCATCCTGGAGAAGGAACCGCAGGAGTTTCCTATTCTGCTTTAACTGTCGTCCGCCAAATGGAAGCATTACCACCTAAACTGTAATTAGGGCAAAGATTGGAACGTAGAATACTGGTTTAGGAGGTTTCGATGTCCAATAAATCCTTGTATGAAATTACTCTCGATAATGAAGATATTATTGTCAAAATCGATCGCAACTTAATCAGTCAAGACCGGGTAACCAAATTCTTAGACTATCTCGAACTAGAAAGCGTGAGAAAGCGCAGTCAGTTAACCGCAGAAGATGCAGAAAGCTTAGCCGAGGAAGTTAATCGAAATGTTTGGTCAAATCTTCAAGATAAGTTCAGATGTGGAGAGTAAGCCTTGTCGAGTCAACCCGCGATCGTTATTGACACTAATATTCTGTTTTCATGCTTGCTCAGTGGCGAATCTCGTTTTGGTGAAATTCTGTTGACTTCCGAGCGCGATTTTTTTGTCTGCGAACAAGTCATTATCGAATTATTCAAGCATAAAGAAAAGTTGGTGAAAATAAGTCGGTTATCAGAAGATGAAATATTGCAATTTTATAAAATACTGCTGAAACATATTTCTCTATATAAGGAAGACTTAATTTCCGAGCACAATAGAATCAATGCTTATCGTTTGTGTCAAGATATTGATGAAAGCGATACTCCTCATGTAGCCTTGGCCTTAGAATTGAACGGTAGATTATGGACGGGAGATAAAAAGCTTAAAGAAGGATTAAAAAGAAAGGGGTTCGATCGCTTTTTTGAACCCAATTCACGTTAAGGTAAGATAATTGGAGAGCATCGATCGCCGGGAGAGCACAATGGAGAAAATGATACAGCTAAAAATTGACGATCGCTGGCAAGATAAAATAACCAAAATAGCCAGCGATCGCCAAACGACGCCAGAAGAAGTCATGCAAGAGGCGATCGCGCTTTATTTAGGAGAAGTTGCGGCAAACTCTGGCGATCGTTTGGTGGCGTTAGAGCAAGACGTTATTATTCTCAAGAGTACCGTGGATCGACTGAGGACTCTGGTTACCGTGATGCGACAACAGCAGTTGAATGCGCCGTCTAACGTTATTTCTGAAACGAGCGCGATCGCAGATATTGATGACGATGACGATATCTATGACGAACCCGACGAAATTCTCTACGACTTTCTCGAGCCGAGTTAACCCGAAATAATCAATTTTCCTATTCTTTAATTAACGTCAGTTTTGCTTAAGTGGAAGGCTATAATTAACAACTAACAATTATCTGGTCACTTCTATAAATGGAGAAGATAGCGTTGAAATCTTTAATTTCTCGAACCAAAGTTGTTGCCACTATCGGTCCGGCGAGCAATAGCCTGGACGTATTGCGAGAGTTAGTGCAAGCGGGAATGCGAGTGGCGCGGCTCAATTTTTCCCATGGCAGCTATGACGACCACGCACAAGTAGTTTCGCGCTTGCGACAGGTTTCGGAAGAGTTTTCTGTTCCCGTGACGTTGCTACAAGATTTGCAGGGGCCGAAGATTCGTGCGGGCCAGTTACCGGACGGTGCGATGGAGTTAATTCCAGGTCAGTCCGTTGTTCTGATACCTTTAAACGATTACCAGCAGGAAGCCAATACAATTCCCATTGACTATCCCTTTTTAGCAGAAGAAGCCGAACCGGGAGCGCAGATTTTACTCGATGATGGGTTACTCGAATTAAAGATTGCCGCGATCGCCAACAACAAAGTCACGTGTGAGGTAATTGAAGGAGGACTACTGAAAAGCCGAAAGGGAGTCAATCTACCTTCATTAGCCTTGTGCTTGCCATCGATGACCCCAAAAGATAAAGACGATTTGTTGTTTGGTTTAGAACAGCGAGTAGACTGGGTTTCCCTCAGTTTTGTCCGCACCGCTGAAGATATTCTCGCATTGCGCCAGTTCCTCAAAGACCATAATGCGGAGGAGATTCAGGTGATGGCGAAAATTGAGAAGCCGCAAGCCATTGAGAATTTAGAGGCGATCGCCGCTGAGTGTGATGGTATTATGGTCGCGCGCGGAGACTTGGGCGTAGAAATGAGTCCGGAAAAAGTCCCGAAGCTGCAAAAGCGCATTATCCAATTGTGCAATCAACGGGGAATTCCAGTCATTACCGCGACGCAGATGTTGGAGAGCATGATTCATAACCCCAGGCCGACTCGTGCGGAAGCCTCGGATGTGGCAAACGCAATTATTGATGGCACGGATGCGGTAATGCTATCCGGAGAATCTGCCGTGGGTGCTTATCCGGTGAAAGCAGTAGAAATGTTGGTGAAAATTGCCTGCTCTACCGAAGAAGATGCCCAATTTCCCAATTATCCGCCATTAGAAATTGACGAAACCCATGCCTTGAGCGAAGCACTGCGGACGATCGATCGCATTCTAGATCTGCGTTGTATTGCCTGTTTTACCACCAGCGGCTATACGGCAATGCTGGCAGCAGCAGAGCGCCCAAAAGTCCCGGTTGTGGCATTTACTCCCCGCGATGTAGTCTATCACCGTCTCAATTTAGTCTGGGGAGTGAAACCTTTATTATTAAAGCATCCCGAGTTAGCATTGGAAGAGTTATTGGATATCATGAGCGATCGCCTATTGCAAGAAGAGTTAGTCATTCCCGGAGATAAAATTCTCATGTTAGGCGGATCTCCAATTCAGCAAACCCGAGGGACTAATTTCCTGAAAATTCATACAGTATAGTCAATTGGAATAGCAATGAGACCAATAGTTATGTGAGGACTGAGCGCAGTCGAAGTCCGGGTTGCTAAAGGTGTCCGAGCTTCGGCTTCGCTCAGCTCTCACTGGCTTTACAATTTTATGTCTCGCTGCTATTTAAATCAACTATATCCTCAATCTTGAAATCTTCTCCCACAATAATCATGCTACTTTCAGGGCAAGGATTCCAGTGTCCTGGGAACAAAGGTTCGGAAGCTATGATGACAGAATTGGGGAAAGAGGGAGCATTTTGCAGCCAATAGAGGGACGGTGGAGCCGAACCAATGGCAAAACGAGAGGCAATTAACCGGTTTCCATCACTAATAACTATATTTGCTAAGACTTTTACTCCATAGGGTTCGGCTAACTTAAAGAGCGTTTTTAAGGTAGCCTGTAGCGCTTCTTCCCAATTACCATCAACAGCAGCTAATTCGTTGAGGAACAAAGCGAAGATATGTTCGGAATCGGTAGTGCCTTCAATGTTCCGATAGACTGTATCTTTAATATGACTGCGGATCGGTTGGTATAAAGTCGATCGGAAATTTTCGATGAAGCCATTGTGGGTGAAGAGGAAGTGGCGATCGCTAAAGGGTTGACAGTTACTCCAACTTGCCCCTTGTCCGGGAGT
Proteins encoded:
- a CDS encoding helix-turn-helix transcriptional regulator, which codes for MAKMKPISRIAKLREEKGLTQLELAQLLEVTENTVANWEKGRSGLDWIVRVSKLCKLFECTPDDLLEYIPDTEPVETTPKKRSLEDLRRLINTHEAAPSKSTPRPWKSEV
- a CDS encoding PIN domain-containing protein, which encodes MSSQPAIVIDTNILFSCLLSGESRFGEILLTSERDFFVCEQVIIELFKHKEKLVKISRLSEDEILQFYKILLKHISLYKEDLISEHNRINAYRLCQDIDESDTPHVALALELNGRLWTGDKKLKEGLKRKGFDRFFEPNSR
- the pyk gene encoding pyruvate kinase, translated to MKSLISRTKVVATIGPASNSLDVLRELVQAGMRVARLNFSHGSYDDHAQVVSRLRQVSEEFSVPVTLLQDLQGPKIRAGQLPDGAMELIPGQSVVLIPLNDYQQEANTIPIDYPFLAEEAEPGAQILLDDGLLELKIAAIANNKVTCEVIEGGLLKSRKGVNLPSLALCLPSMTPKDKDDLLFGLEQRVDWVSLSFVRTAEDILALRQFLKDHNAEEIQVMAKIEKPQAIENLEAIAAECDGIMVARGDLGVEMSPEKVPKLQKRIIQLCNQRGIPVITATQMLESMIHNPRPTRAEASDVANAIIDGTDAVMLSGESAVGAYPVKAVEMLVKIACSTEEDAQFPNYPPLEIDETHALSEALRTIDRILDLRCIACFTTSGYTAMLAAAERPKVPVVAFTPRDVVYHRLNLVWGVKPLLLKHPELALEELLDIMSDRLLQEELVIPGDKILMLGGSPIQQTRGTNFLKIHTV
- the egtC gene encoding ergothioneine biosynthesis protein EgtC, with the protein product MCRLLAYLGSPIQPDKLIYEPEHSLYIQSYSPKETVTTSVNADGVGVGWYDFQKQTEPFIYKNILPIWSDINLPHLSRYIESECFLAYIRSATPGQGASWSNCQPFSDRHFLFTHNGFIENFRSTLYQPIRSHIKDTVYRNIEGTTDSEHIFALFLNELAAVDGNWEEALQATLKTLFKLAEPYGVKVLANIVISDGNRLIASRFAIGSAPPSLYWLQNAPSFPNSVIIASEPLFPGHWNPCPESSMIIVGEDFKIEDIVDLNSSET
- a CDS encoding PIN domain-containing protein, coding for MIEVMVDADLILEFFINRECFVGDAEELWKLFQSRTIKGYISKPGLEKINYFLIILGGKEMANKIIVEIQKCIEVCLVDFAVMQEARSLDIEDFESAVEVSCAKENNIYAILTQTPEIFRKADLSVLKVVDLLDRYKLWNLALPTSNKIFSTNVFYDEKDIDQDVSINSCHQLTKQIVTINHLSNALAALPILILNIPWTLPLLLALFFVRNLLGFTSRIEFIIDKNEEKRHFALWRYFLLISGVLIQSISTGVATEGILNQQTLSYLKAEELIQEQVLIIKRMSFMVDIQPVSGMVDIHPKHTTLKSEWEEKAIIHNTVVNDLEFSITGFTILQDASFIQYNKLNSGKILESKWESMLLIRNTVGNDLEFIKQEFPLSYKLHFTKEGTLKYPMELIRLATLSYITKLSQLDFVGLAYPLFFSLLLLTVNTCTCTIAILYTTEK
- the crtD gene encoding C-3',4' desaturase CrtD codes for the protein MPQSPSSSKPRCIVVGAGIGGLTTAALLARRGYDVLTLDQAIVPGGCASTFQRRGFTFDVGATQVAGLEPGGIHHRIFQELEIELPEATPCDPACAVFLPGETEPISVWRNPDKWRQERQQQFPGSEPFWQLMNALFEASWRFQGRDPVLPPRDLWDLWQLVQALRPDTLITVPFTLMTVWDALRLMGVGSDRRLKTFLDMQLKLYSQVDTTETALLYAATALGVSQEPQGLYHLQGSMQVLSDRLVSSLERDRGKLLMRHSVEQIETKNGQVTGVRIRNVKTGETWSEPADRVIANVTIHNLVQLLRSDDLATKIYVNGYRQRLKQVPSPSGAFVVYLGVEQATIPENCPPHLQFMYDYDGPIGENNSLFVSVSHPGDGRAPDGKATIIASSFVDTEQWQNEDNYEALKKQFTEDAIAKLGKYFDLSPDRIIHVEAATPRTFANYTARDRGIVGGMGQRLSTFGPFGFANRTPIGNLWLVGDSTHPGEGTAGVSYSALTVVRQMEALPPKL